One part of the Solea solea chromosome 1, fSolSol10.1, whole genome shotgun sequence genome encodes these proteins:
- the LOC131473131 gene encoding uncharacterized protein LOC131473131: MCKRMWFADSPRWLEKLPKRFTNIVPAFLTYKKAICKSVLHELRRTGKSPSDVANQVNELLHLKYEQAHLAYLGSIVNIWDAEAGVYGQRTLGHLVRKEDPPLDFGTYEDAGGWSGVSVSAYYLADCLIDEYRHQQPAITKLLQGTFGQVVRSDHTRKVARKVTLSSDTMSSYAIMNENWMIASWVMVQSETEKSLTPMYQGLAERYDDAGVEKAKYHWVDRDCCAPFRIPDLKHGECLNWDAWKTTESIVAEATVGALENTCASRTDYNRNIVVMLDLLHCMRRFTLECTSEHHSLYSTFCQLLSSAFSVVDQEDLQKLTGAYQFCGIQPPNPTKQHIREHCRTLIPAPAELVNRVEKVLRHFH; the protein is encoded by the exons ATGTGTAAGCGGATGTGGTTTGCCGACAGTCCTCGGTGGCTGGAGAAACTGCCAAAGCGCTTCACAAACATTGTGCCAGCATTCCTGACTTACAAGAAGGCCATTTGTAAGTCTGTGCTTCATGAGCTGAGGCGCACTGGCAAGTCGCCCTCTGACGTGGCTAACCAGGTGAACGAACTGCTGCATCTTAAGTATGAACAAGCTCACCTTGCATATCTCGGCAGCATTGTGAACATCTGGGACGCTGAGGCTGGGGTTTATGGGCAGAGAACACTCGGTCACCTGGTGAGGAAGGAAGACCCACCACTAGACTTTGGAACCTATGAGGACGCAGGGGGATGGAGTggagtctctgtctctgcctacTACTTAGCTGACTGCCTCATTGATGAGTATCGGCACCAACAGCCAGCAATCACAAAGCTCCTGCAGGGCACTTTCGGACAGGTCGTGCGCTCTGACCACACCAGGAAAGTGGCACGAAAAGTGACCCTGTCATCAGACACCATGTCCAGTTATGCCATCATGAACGAGAACTGGATGATCGCCTCCTGGGTCATGGTGCAATCAGAAACAGAGAAATCGCTTACGCCTATGTACCAGGGGTTAGCGGAGAGGTACGATGATGCTGGGGTGGAAAAGGCCAAGTACCACTGGGTAGACAG GGACTGCTGTGCGCCATTCAGAATCCCTGACCTTAAACACGGAGAGTGCCTTAACTGGGATGCCTGGAAGACGACAGAGTCCATCGTTGCCGAGGCCACAGTTGGTGCTCTGGAGAACACTTGTGCGTCTCGTACAGACTACAACCGCAACATTGTGGTCATGTTGGACCTGCTCCACTGTATGAGGCGCTTTACTCTGGAGTGCACTTCAGAGCATCATTCCCTCTACAGCACCTTCTGCcaactcctctcctctgccttctCTGTCGTGGATCAGGAGGACCTACAGAAACTGACAGGTGCTTACCAGTTCTGTGGAATTCAACCGCCAAATCCCACAAAACAGCATATCAGAGAACACTGTAGAACCCTGATCCCAGCGCCAGCAGAACTAGTCAACAGAGTGGAGAAAGTTCTTCGACATTTCcactag
- the LOC131460006 gene encoding uncharacterized protein LOC131460006 produces the protein MSQGSMEHPAIMETSPLPLRSSPQSARTGPIKTGGRVFVLDHKRWPSPMKAAIDSLLNTYHGQKEMVKLVDKDYAAMVHQSASDPNSLLHPTTKNHITLYTKHLAKQLNTSSSLNTSPEKLMETQKLWQDLTEGSETVHVPVVVLPPATVNPVDVKCVPPEKPLAEDKQQQKPRQTKTCHACGQPVSRYQNDGSSVHHFYQQGPTRYHYCSTKVFQTYSAEGLTDPKMTFEAFAQTAFFQRELQLTRDRVEEKAAKRRKLMEPVAPQTQGRMCRFCHTTLKQSPHGKHIHTGFPGVADKYIYCPSKVFNMYKSGGMLTEMTWKEFQASPFYAMEKKNWAAERKK, from the exons ATGTCCCAAGGAAGCATGGAACATCCAGCTATAATGG AAACTTCACCTCTGCCACTGAGGTCCTCCCCACAGAGTGCCCGCACCGGACCGATTAAGACAGGTGGAAGAGTCTTTGTCTTGGACCACAAGCGCTGGCCGTCACCAATGAAGGCAGCTATAGACAGCCTCCTAAACACCTACCATGGGCAGAAAGAGATGGTAAAACTTGTGGACAAGGACTATGCTGCCATGGTCCATCAATCTGCCTCTGACCCAAATAGTCTCCTTCACCCCACCACCAAAAATCACATTACACTGTACACAAAACACCTGGCAAAACAACTGAACACCAGCTCTTCTCTGAACACCAGTCCAGAAAAACTAATGGAGACACAGAAGCTGTGGCAAGACTTAACGGAGGGAAGTGAGACTGTCCATGTCCCAGTTGTTGTGCTGCCACCAGCCACTGTCAATCCGGTCGATGTCAAATGTGTGCCACCTGAAAAGCCATTGGCAGAGGACAAGCAGCAACAAAAGCCACGGCAGACCAAAACGTGTCATGCGTGTGGGCAGCCAGTGTCACGCTACCAAAATGATGGATCATCGGTCCATCATTTTTACCAACAAGGCCCTACACGCTACCACTACTGTTCCACAAAGGTCTTCCAGACATACTCTGCAGAGGGCCTGACAGACCCCAAGATGACCTTTGAAGCATTTGCTCAGACTGCATTCTTTCAGCGTGAGCTGCAGCTGACGAGGGACAGAGTGGAGGAAAAGGCTGCCAAGAGGAGAAAACTCATGGAACCTGTGGCTCCTCAAACGCAGGGGCGAATGTGCCGCTTCTGCCATACGACGCTGAAGCAGAGCCCCCACggcaaacacattcacacagggTTTCCTGGAGTGGCAGACAAATACATTTACTGCCCTTCAAAGGTCTTTAACATGTATAAATCAGGGGGTATGCTTACAGAAATGACATGGAAGGAATTCCAAGCATCACCCTTTTATGCCATGGAAAAGAAGAATTGGGCagcggagagaaaaaaatag